CTAGAGTAAATTTATCTGCCCATGTCATGCAAATTTCGTATTAATTATGTCTTGCGTAAACAAAACCAATCTGCATATCTTCTAATTGGCTATACGAAAAGAATGCATGCCACAATATATTTTTTGGATATctcttttttcataaaaaaaaagagctaCCCTTAAATGGTGAAccctgtaaaaaaaaaataaacaggAAGCCAATCCCTCTAGCTAGAAACAGgaaataataaatcataaaaaaattgtataacaaAAGATTCAGAGCATGATCCTTCAGACAGAAAAATGGAACTCTGTGAACTCTCAAAATCTCATGTTCTTTTCACGTCAAACACAAAAATAAGGAGAACCCACCATACTGATCAGTGACCACAAGACAGCCGAAGCTGCCTATAACACAAAATTGTCAGACTCTGACATGACCCAATGAACACCACAATTGTAAAAATGATGCCCCAATTAGCTTGGGCTGCCATACAATGAGGAAGATGATCCTGAGACTCACCACTAGTCTTGCACTTATAACACTAGCCCAAGACTACCTGCTTAGGATGGCACTAGGGGCAATTGTCCACACAGAGAACGCCAACTCTGGGATCCTACATTTCCAAACCATTTTCCACCAAAAACTGGCATACCTTTTTCACACAAGGCTccatggaaagaaaagaaatacaaaTCCCACAAGGAGAGTTTATTTCCCATTCCTAAAATTGCAGTTATATCTTGATGACCAAACTACTCCAGAGAGTGGAAATTGTTAAagaaatttctttaattcatcatcatcaaacaAATTAGGGTCAATGGCACAGCATTTATATTGTCAATtcacttctaaaagtcacattgattATACAAATCTAAACTAAAGCAATCAGACACCATGTTTAAAGCTACTTGCAACCGGGGgggaattagaaaaaaaaaactatcatttGAGACATAGATGGACAATGCCGCTTGGTATGGAATTTCTCATGTAATTCTCTACTTATCTGCTTAAGTTTCAAACATCACGCAATTTATGGAAAATATGAGAACTACAGAACATCATTTAGCCAGTACACTAACCTTCTTATCAAGTGATATTGCCTTACAGCAGTCCTCCTCTGCTTCTTGAAAGCTGTAACAAATAAAATCAGACAGTCAAAAAGCTTTATATTTGCAAATAACAAAGTGAATATGATGACCAGAAGAGCATGATCCAATGGTGTGGCATACCATGCTAATTCTAAATAAGCAGCTGCTCGGTTGCAATAGTAAGTTGCATTAATCTCATTCAACTTTATAGCTTCACTATAATATTTCACAGCCTTATTCCACTGTCTCCCCTTATATGCAGCATTGCCCTACCACAGGAGTTgacaaattaaaaagaaattcacAACAGAATAATATACTTGAACCACCAGATTTTGTCTAGCATCATGGAATTTCTCATCTCTATCTAAAATCCAGTACAAAATGGGCCCTATAGAATTAGGATGTTGATGCAGGAGTTTCATTGGTCAGTGCAATTGATAGTAAGAGGAATCATCTCGTCAGATGGGAGGAGGTTTTGCCCTCTGCTATATGCATATAGTTATCTAATACCACTACACTTCTATCAATTCCATCATAGAAGTCCTAATGAGATCAAAAGAGAAAGTccctaaagaaattaaaatagaacAAGATCATATCAGAAACTTCTACCAAGAATAAccaattcattttcttttgcataGCATTTCACCTTGACCATGTCATTTGCAGGGATGACACCACTCTTTCTCACAAAAGCAAAACAGTTCATAAATAATATACCTTTTCTTTCAACAGTTCAGAAGCATCCATGTCGCCATTCATATCTGGCAATGGTGAAGAATCAGACGCAAGGCTAGCTTGTTCTTGAAGAGATGAGTACATATCCAAAACAGTATCAAGAAGAAATTTATCAGCCCCATGGAATGCTGCCAAAGAGACAGAGATTGGACAATCATCATGCTTGCCTAATGGAATGGTAACCTGGAATAATCACTCAAAGAATTATATCCCAGCAAAAAATGTCCATGATACCTTAACCAATTAACCAACAAACATAAAGGACAGACAATAATCCACAACATATGAAAATGAAGACTGAGATGTAGAAGTTACCTGACAGCAACCAGACATGCTTGCTATGCTCAGTAAAGCAAATGCTCTGTCGTGGAACTCAGCAGAGAGACCTTTCTTTGAGTTAAGCTTTAATGGAGGATCAGCAACGGTGGGCATTGCCAATATTCCATCATCCTAGGATGACAAATGAAGGTCAAGACCATGATATGCAATTAAATATAAGATTAATGAAAATCAACTAAAGGTATGAAATCACACTTAAAGTAGACTGTTGAGGACCATTGTATAATGCCAACACAATGACGAGGGTAACCACAAGGACCTCTTCACATCAAAAGTAACTACACTACCAAATTTCCCATCACAAACTTGTATAACCACCCctgcagcccccccccccccccccccccccaaaaaaaaaaaaaaaaagaaaagaaaaaacaccaAGTATGGATGATTTTCTGTCTTTTGACCAAGCTACAATGAGAACTACAGACAGAGCAGCAAGTCAACCAGAGAAGGAAAAAGGCCAAAAGCAACTGAAGACGGACTTTAAATCTCCCAGGTGTATTAAAGAACAAATGGCAGGAAACAAGCAAGTTCAACAATGAATAGGGATATCAGCAAGTGAAAAATGGTTAATTTGTAATGCCTAACAATAATCCAATTGAAACAGAAACACAAATAAAAGACAACTATCCAGTCCACATAAAAAGCCAATTGGGTTGCCACTCATTCAAGTAAACAGGACAAGGTAATCAACAGTAACAATCCCGGTTGAACTAAATGCTTCAACTATGGCAAATGGAATGGTATATGATTCTTCCAATTATCAAGCACATTTTCTTGTGTCCAATAGGTAAAACTCAAATCCCaaacttttcaaaacactgTCTACAATTTTCACCTTGAGTACTCCTCACATAATGGCTGGAATCCTATATCCAGAAAATTTTGCTGTATCCTATAccattatctttatttttgcaATTTGAGTTTACATCATTGGCTTATTAATCATATGGATGGTAATTTCAGCCTGTTAAAAAACAGAGATTTATACACCCGTATAAAAGAGTCAAAATATGTGGCTTTTGTCTTTCTGCGTGCCTTGTGTTTTCCAGCCTTGGATGATTTGTGACTTTAAGCCCTTGATAAAGTAATAAGGATTGATCTCCACTTGTTAACTCAGGAGAGGCAATGGTGTCTTGTTGTGGTGAACAGTATAGACTTGATTGCTAATGAAGGTCCTTAGAGGCTTATCATTGTATACAAGCATTATTTGCGTCAAATACAAAAGATTCCATTCTTCGCTTGAGTTTccacattaaaaataatcacTTCAGAGACCATATGAGAAGAATGGCAGCGAACAAGCAACTGAGCATATGCAATTTACATGTGATATATTGAAGACTACCAGCAAAGGAGCATGTTATGTTCTAATATGAGTACAAACGGGCAAGTTAGAGGTACCTTCAAGAGATTCCGCACAGCAGCTCGCATTTCAGTTCTGACTTTATACAAACTTTTAATGTTCTCTTGTGTGCTGTTGATCGCTGCATAGACACGATCAGATACATCAGGTCCTAATCTGGGTTTTGTCGATTTAATCCATTCTTCATGATTTGTTTTGAATTCGTATCTGACAAGCAGTTGAAGGATAATGAATGTTGGTCAGTTTGAACCAAAAGCCTCAGAAACAGGCTATATTACCAATGCAGCTaaataagagataaataaaatagaaaatggaagcATGACACACGCTGCAAGGCAGCTGaatcaaatatttgaaatatgggTTACAAGCTCACACGACCACTAGGTGGAGTTGGCTACGTGAATTCTAGAATGACAACCATGTCCATCTATGACTGTATCTTCTATAGGGCCCTTGTAACTCGAAGCATGCCTAAGAGTCTCCTTGGTCTTCCTATGACACTTTTGCTAAAGACTtgtttcattccatccactATGCTCTCAGAGCCTCTACTGTTGTCCTCTTACATAATCAAACCATCTTATGTCTCACACATCTTATCTAGCATATTGAAAAGATTTAGGATATACAAAAGGCCTTTAGCCAGGTGAACTACTGGCTTACACAATTTTGGCATCATGCAGTGTATGAGACAACACTCAAGAGATCATGtctatcataaataaaaaagaaacagcAGTATTTTAATCTACATCTTCAGTAGGCAACCTACTGCCGTCTGAAACAAGATCAATTTTTGCAGCATGTTCCATCACCACATAGTTCCCTCTAGTCAGTGTTTGAAGCTACTAACACCAGGAACCAGCATGGGTTCCAAACATCATGAACAACCCTGGTTAACACTATCACCTGTTTCATTTTGTAATAGTGCTTCATATTACTACTCATATGGTTCTCTTTTTTTTGGCAAAAATCAATGCATACATGCATGTATTTCCTCAATACAATGGGTTTTGAAGATAATTGCCAGACCCCGCTTGTCCAGCAAATTTATCTTCAGTTAATGGTTTAGGACCACCACTTTCTTTGCTTCAATTCTTATATAAGTTCAGTGAAATCATGACTTGAGCCCACAATTTCTTGAAGTCGTGAGTTTAACACCCTCCACAACCTTCATGATGTTGATCAGAATGGtgaatttcataatatataattgctATTGGATGAAAATCCAGCACATGAAATGTTCTCACTCTAGGACAAAAATGCAGCACCTGAAAGGCTCCAGCACCTCTACATTAACAAAATGATCCAATGCCCAACCAATCTGGCTGAAAATAATTCAAGAAATATACAATAAAGTGCGtaaaattttccatatttttgcATTCAGGAATAGGTTCCCTTCTCATTCACATATTTAGATCCAGTTAGTTTTACAGTTAGTGATGGATGTCTTTTCCAGCCTTCTAAAGGACAATATTTTCAATTGAACTTGTTTTTTTCTGTAACGCAATATACCTACATGGCTAAATGAATGCAGTTGAAGTGGAGCGTGAACTAAACCCAAAAGAATTGAATAAACTCCACCTCAAAATTTATGAATAGAAACTATGTGAACAGAATAGAAATCTAAGTGAGGCTGAAAATACATGTGAATAAAATATCAACCCCATGCATTTGTGAGGGATGGTGCATATAGAAATATTAGCAGATCAGTTAGATTACCTCTGAAGTAAAAGCATCACGGAAGAGAGAGCTTTTAAAGTAGATATTCCATTCTGTGGGTTTGTAGAATCTTCATGGAAAGCTTTTAGGCTAGGCACATTTGAAGCAATATAATGACCAAAATTCAAATGTTTGGGCAGTTGGTCTGTTCAGTCAATGCAAAAGAGATGAATATCAATTAGTGACACAATCTTTTTTAGCAGAAACAACTAGTAGTGCAGATGAAACCCTCAGGATCTTGAATCAAACTGAGACCCTCACATCACAAACATCAAAAGAATGCAATTGAAAAGCAGAATAATGACAGAGATGAGAATGTGTAATTCTTCAACTTACAACCAGATAACTTCCCAGTTACTCTGCCGACAACACGTATAGTTTTCTGCTTGGGAACCTTCGAAAGCTGGAACAGATCATCAGCTATAATAATGCGTCTTATCCTTCTAGGTTCCAGTTGGTTCAAATTAAGTAGAATTTGCGCAACACGATGTAAAATAGATGGATCACGGGCAAACCATCCTGAAAAAATTAGCatcatcataaataaataatatagataAGTGATCATCAAAAGTATATCAACACATAGCAGAACTGAGTATCCATAATGAACATGTTCTCCAGGACATAATGGAGACAAGGGCTATTTACATACCcattaattatttgaaatgcCAATGATtcagaaaatttatttaactcaATCCACAGACCATAATGTCATAAAATAACTTCAATACAAGAAGTAAATACCAGTAAACATATgcaaagaaaatataaagaagAACCAAGAACCTTGATACTCCCATCTGTATGGTTCCagtaaaagttcaaaattttaattattggcACTATCTGGTAGAAGTAATACACAACCACAAGTACATACCAACAGTGTCTAGACTCTGTGAATTTGGAATAACCCCAACTGTAGGTACAACACCATGGGATGGCCGGAATCCAAGGATGCCACAAAATGAAGCCGGAGCCCTCACACCTCCAATGGTATCAGTACCTAGAAAAGTGCAATTGCTCTCAGTCAGAATTAAAAGCTTAAAACTAGAAAT
This window of the Diospyros lotus cultivar Yz01 chromosome 5, ASM1463336v1, whole genome shotgun sequence genome carries:
- the LOC127801683 gene encoding outer envelope protein 64, mitochondrial isoform X2; this translates as MPLSLSLSLSVRPLKNPTVVPPFSPEASTKKQGISSPISSIMSEQSRLGKISVSNPKVWIVIGVGVAGVLILAEARRRRLRAKRKDGGVFIELFELLPFPQPPPPAARQPLCGLTFAVKDIFDVKDYVTGLGNPDWKRTHEAAEKTSVAVTALLNNGATCVGKTVMDDFGLGITGVNVHYGTPINPQMPSHLPGGSSSGSAVAVASGLVDFALGTDTIGGVRAPASFCGILGFRPSHGVVPTVGVIPNSQSLDTVGWFARDPSILHRVAQILLNLNQLEPRRIRRIIIADDLFQLSKVPKQKTIRVVGRVTGKLSDQLPKHLNFGHYIASNVPSLKAFHEDSTNPQNGISTLKALSSVMLLLQRYEFKTNHEEWIKSTKPRLGPDVSDRVYAAINSTQENIKSLYKVRTEMRAAVRNLLKDDGILAMPTVADPPLKLNSKKGLSAEFHDRAFALLSIASMSGCCQVTIPLGKHDDCPISVSLAAFHGADKFLLDTVLDMYSSLQEQASLASDSSPLPDMNGDMDASELLKEKGNAAYKGRQWNKAVKYYSEAIKLNEINATYYCNRAAAYLELACFQEAEEDCCKAISLDKKNVKAYLRRGTARESLLFYKEALQDFKHALVLEPHNRVASLAEKRLRKLVS
- the LOC127801683 gene encoding outer envelope protein 64, mitochondrial isoform X1, with translation MPLSLSLSLSVRPLKNPTVVPPFSPEASTKKQGISSPISSIMSEQSRLGKISVSNPKVWIVIGVGVAGVLILAEARRRRLRAKRKDGGVFIELFELLPFPQPPPPAARQPLCGLTFAVKDIFDVKDYVTGLGNPDWKRTHEAAEKTSVAVTALLNNGATCVGKTVMDDFGLGITGVNVHYGTPINPQMPSHLPGGSSSGSAVAVASGLVDFALGTDTIGGVRAPASFCGILGFRPSHGVVPTVGVIPNSQSLDTVGWFARDPSILHRVAQILLNLNQLEPRRIRRIIIADDLFQLSKVPKQKTIRVVGRVTGKLSGYQLPKHLNFGHYIASNVPSLKAFHEDSTNPQNGISTLKALSSVMLLLQRYEFKTNHEEWIKSTKPRLGPDVSDRVYAAINSTQENIKSLYKVRTEMRAAVRNLLKDDGILAMPTVADPPLKLNSKKGLSAEFHDRAFALLSIASMSGCCQVTIPLGKHDDCPISVSLAAFHGADKFLLDTVLDMYSSLQEQASLASDSSPLPDMNGDMDASELLKEKGNAAYKGRQWNKAVKYYSEAIKLNEINATYYCNRAAAYLELACFQEAEEDCCKAISLDKKNVKAYLRRGTARESLLFYKEALQDFKHALVLEPHNRVASLAEKRLRKLVS